GAGTCCGGCCCAGAGTCCAAGTCGGCGGCAGCAGCGCTGGGGGAAAAAGAGCTCCCTGAGCCCCAGGCGCCCTCGGCCGTCACAGGGCTCCTGCTCTGGGGCTCCGGCCGGGCCCACATGGGGTTCTCCCTGCCCGAGGAGGagtggggctggaggcagcGTGGCAGTGGTGGCCCAGTGTCTGCTCCAGAGGCCTCCAGGCTCCCGGGCAGGTCGGAGCCCGGTGGCTGCTGCCCGCGCTGCCGCCGGCTCCACACGCGCCTTTCCATTCCGGGAGAGGAGAAGGGTCATGGCTAAATATAGTTTCAACTCCATTAAAACGTTACCAAGTGAATGAATTACAAATacaaccacttttttttttctctctcccttaaGACTATTGCCAGGCTCCTTGGCTgctcacaggcagctgctgtgctgctggcacctCTCCCCACATGGGAGAGCAGGAAGGGGCCCTGggagcacccacacagctccgtGCCAGCCGGGCTGGGGGGTGTCAGGGGGGCAGAGGATGGGGCTCACCTGGAAGTCAGGGACACAGGGCTGCATGGGCACTCGCCGTTCCTGGTGCTGGAGGGACCTGCAGGGTCCAAAAAGGctcctgggagctgtgggtggaGTGTCAGGGCCAGTCCACATTCCACCCTGGTTGCCCAGAGCTTTAAGGACCACCAACACGGTCAGGGGATGCCCAGCCCTGAGTGTTCCTGCCTGGTTCCCAGCACTGGGGCTGTACTGGGATCACTCACCTGCTGTCTGTGAGAGAGGGGTGAGCTGGGCAGGTCGAGAGGGATCTTCTTCAGCACCAGTGTCATCCCATtctccttctccagcagcttttTCACCAGGTTGACACGGCtccaacccacctgcacacgCCCCCGGGTGAGCCGTGGGACATGGCCTGgccccagccccctgtgccctcccagccccacgGCTCCCACATGCCTCAAACTCTCCCTGTCCCCCAAATCCTCCTCTGCAGCAACTTCCATGTCCCCTGACTGCCTCTGGCGCTGGCTCCTGTGTCCCTTAGAcctttcccagctgcagctcctaCATTCTGCAGATCAGAACCCCCTGTTACCCCAGATCCTCCCACCCACAACTCCTCCATCCCCCCAGATGCAGCCCCTGTGTCCCTCACAACCCTCTCAGCCCTCTGGCTCCCTGTCCACGCCTCCCCTGCTGAAACCAGGCCACCCTCCAGCCCTGTCTCCCCTGACTCACCACAACCTGCTCATTGACCTGCACGATCTCGTCCCCGGGCAGGATGCAGCCcccatgggcagcctgggcctggGGCAGAGGCAGTGAGGAGCAGGTGCCCGGCACAGGGTGCTCAATGCCCCTCCCCACTAACCTGCACCCAGGAGCCCTCCCAGCTGAGGCCAACTGAGGGTTAACCATTAACCATTGGCCTGaccctgcacagcagcagcaggagggctgTGGGAttggggtgaggagggggctccCACTATGGCCTGGGCTGTGCTCACTTGTGACACAAGTTGCACGGTCTCAGCTGTGAGCAGCCACCCCGAGGTTCTGGGTTGGGGGATGGATTAGGGCTGTAAGAGGGGTGCAGGATTTGGCCAGATGGGTTGCAGATGGGATGTGTGGTATTCCCCACAGCAGGCAGGAACAGGGGGTGGCTGAGGGACAGAGTGGCATAGGGGGTGATGGACTGGGAGGGGCAGCCCCTTACTCACCTCTGAGGTGATGGCAGACACAAAGTGCAGGCAGGAGCCAGTGGAGGTGATCTCAAAGCCCTGGAGGGATGGGAAAGAGGTGTGAGTGGGGTGCAGGGGGTAGTGGGAGGTCCCAGGGGAGAGGAGGCACTGGGACAGTGAGAACTCACCAGAGGGGCAGTGGAGAGCGCTGGGGGGTTTCCCAGGGTTTCAGAGGACAGCTTCACAGTGTCAGGGGATGGTGGGGGGCTCCCCCATGGGCTGGGTGGGAGCATCGGGGTGTCAGGTGATGTTGGAGGGCTGCCCTGCAGGCTGGGGGCCAGCACCAGCTCCACAcgctccagcacagccctgcgGTCCAGCAGCGCCGGGGGGCTGCAGGCCAGGATGCTCTCGCAGATGCCCTCAATGTGTTGGCACTGTGGGTGAtggtggggggtgagggggggccctggcagcactggggaatccccatatttaccagtTCCCCTCACCCAGCACTTACAATCCACAGGATCtgtctgtccctctctgctgcgaGGTGGCCCTGGGGGGCAAGAAGTGTGGCTGAGTGAGACAGGATGGCTCAAACCCCCTCCATCCCAGCCGGGGATGTACCCTCTCTATCACATCCCCCCTCACCCCAGCTCTCCCCCTGCTTcagcaggcagagctcaggcaTAGAGGAGTGGGTGGCTGgctccctgccccacaccaTGCCCATCACTGTGGTCTTGGGGCAGCGCAGCCCCACTGGGCACCCACCGCCTGCAGCGTCTCTGccagctgagcacagagcaggatgatgtccCGGCTGGCCGAAAAGTCATTGAGGGTGGAAAAGAGGTACCTGGGGGGGTGGGAGAACAGAGAGCTCAGCCCCAGGTATGGGGGCACCCCACACCCACCATGCTCCCACCCACCCCGGACCTGTTGAGCCAGGAGAAGAGCCCCTTGGCAGCACCGACCAGGTCGACGACACGGGCCAGCAGAGCGAGGGAGGGTGGCCGGGGGGCAGCTCCCGCCGGCGGCCCCTCCAGCACCAGGCTCTGGGTGCCCTGCgccagctcccgcagcctctCCGTCAGCGTTCGCAGGCTGGTGCTGGCCAGCCCCGCATCCTGGGGTGGGGAGAtggctgccaggggctgggaTGGCAGCAGGGGTCTCCATCCCCACCTTCACCTGGTCCAGAGTGCCCCTAAATCCCCCCTCGACCCAGCCCAGGATGCCCCCATGTCCCCAACTTCAGAGTGCCCCTATGTCTTCCTTCTACCCTGTTCAGGGTTCCCCCACCTTCTCTCAGCGTAAGGTGCCCCCACATCCTTCCCCTCCATCCTGGGGTGCCCTCATGTCCCCCTTGCTCCAGCCAAAGATTTCCCCATGTCCCCCAACTCCATCCAGCCCAGGTTGTCTCCATGTCCCCAGCTTCACCCGAGACAGGATGCCCCCACATCCCCTCTTCTATCCAGCCCAAAGTACCCCCATATCCCCCCTCTACCCATCTCAGGGTACCCTCACCTTCACTCAGCCTAAGGTGCCCCCACATCATTCCCCTCCATCCCAGGGTTCCCCCATGTCTCTTCTCTCCACCCAAAGAtttccctgtgtcccccccagcTCCACCCAGCCTAGGGTGACCCCACCTCCCCTCCCACCACGGgaccccccccagcagcactcctGGGTGCCGGCACTCACCAGGGCTCGGAGCTGCTCCAcggcctccagcagcagctcctggtgccCCAAGGGCCGCACGCCCAGCGCCTCCAGCGTGGTGGCTGACAGCCGCAGCAGCTCGGGCCCTGACAGCCCCCAGGCCTCGAAGGGGTACCCCTGCACGGCCACgtccagccctgccacagccctcGTGATGGCCGGGCTCCAGCAATCCGGCACCCCCCAAATGTGTCCCCACCGGTGACCCCGGGAGTGGCTCCTGGCTGCTCTCTGCACAACGAGCTCACCCGGTCTCAGCCCAGACGGTGGGGATGGCCAGACCCCCCCCCTCAAACACCAGATCTCCCCACTAAACACCAGATCTCCCCCCCAAACACCAGACCCAGGCGGTGACCCCTGCAACAAGGACTGAGGACAGGAAAGAGCTGCCACCCCCCAGGTGCCTCCAACCCACCCCAGAACCCCCCCGGGGCCGGCAGCAGGGTGCCCCCTGGTTTGGGGGCAAGCATGGTGCGGGGAGGCCTCACCTCGGAGCCAGGCAGCCGCCCGTGCAGGGCCCCAGGCGCCCACGGCCTCCATGGCGGCCAGGCCGGAACCTGCGGCTTCGGGAGCGGCCGCTCACctgcgccgggccgggcggccCCATTggcgctgccgggtgccgctCACAGCACGGCCCCACGGGGCGAGGCCCCACGGACGCGCCCCACTGAGTCACAGCCTGGCAGCCGAAACTCCCCCGGGGATCCAGCACCCGCCCAGGGGATCCCCCAGCCTCAGTTCCCCCTCAGCTGGGACAGGTGTGACCTTCCCCCCGCTTCAAGCACTGCACAAGGCGGGGGCTGAGTCCTGACGGAACTCATGGCACTAATGGGTATCCCCCAGCAGCCAGGTTTGgccccacagacccccaggAGAGTTTCAGGGGAGCCTCCCTCAGCGCCCTCCTCCTCCCAGGGATTTTTGGGGGGTCACCCCCTCAGGCACATTCCCATCCCTTCCTTCACaagtggggaaactgaggcagggggTAACTCCGGCGCAGGCCCGCGGAGGGCCCGCGTGTGCTGAGCCAGATTCTCCTGCCTCCCCCGGTCTGTCTGGGCTGACGTGGTGCCCCGGCAGCGCCTGGCGCCCGTCTCCCCCCGCCCCACGTGTCCGCTCCGGGGAGCAGCGGGCGCTGATCGCGCCTGACAGCCGCTCGGCGCTGCCGCCTGCGCCGCCCTTTCCGAGGGGCCCGCGGGGCTGCAGCCGGGTGACACACTCAGAGCCCCTCGCCgtggtcagggtgggggtcctGGGGTTTGAGGTAAGGGGGGgcagcccctctctgctgctgctgacctgtGAGGCCTGATCCTGCTGCTCCCCGCTGAACCATGGTCATCCGCCCCAGACGCTTAACCCCGGGGTACTTCCGTCTGCTCCAGGTAAGGggcgaggggaggggggagcctGCAGCACCCTGAAAAGCACCCTTGGATATACTGGGGGGACCACAAAGCGGTCCTCATTGCCCCTAACTCGCAGCTGGGCGTGATGAGGGTGTTGGGGGGACAGCTGTGAgtcccccatccctgtccccaggggACTGAGGTCTCACGGcactcctctctcctctgctctctccCCCCACAGAtgcagctggtgctggggcGGGGGGCTGAGCCGGGAGGGCGGCTGCTGACCCCACTGGccttgctgctggcagctgctgggctctgcctctcCTTCTACAGCGTCCGGAGGATGGCCAGCACCACCAAAGCTCCCCCGGAGcagtgaggagggggctggggggcgcAGGGATGGTTCCCAGGGGAGTGCCAGATCCCCCTCTGCCCGCTGGCCCCTGCCTGAGCAGAGCCGCCGCCTGCAGCAACTTTCTGGCTGATCTGCACCATGTCCAGCCCTTCCCTTCACACCTGGGTGGTGGgatgccccaggggtggggcaCATGTACCTCTGtcccctgctctgtccctgcttTTGGGAGCCATTTCATCGATCAggatggagaagagagaagccaCTCCCTGGCCCCAGAGCTGCCAGCCGAGCCCCTGACTGAGCTACTGCGAGACACCAGCCACAGGAACGGAGCCCGGGTGGTGGAGCAGGGTGCCGCAGCCATCCCCATCTCCTCCCCAGGCAGAGAGGCCCGAGGGGCCCCTCACATCCCGCTGGCAGCCACGCAACCCTCCGTGTCCCCGCGTGCCACAGccagcctggccctgcagaAAGGAGGTCAGCACCCAGCACCGTTAGGTAACGcagcagggaggggggagaTGGGGACACTCAGTTGGTGACATGGCCTCTGGCACGTGCAGCCTGCTGGGATGGGGTCTGCAACCTTCCCACCCCACTCACACCGTCCGAACCGAGAGGTACTAATCCAGGGAGGCTGTATGGAAATAAACCCCTTCCTGCTGAGCACAGCTGTGTCATCATTCTGCCTCTCTATTCCAGAGTCCTGTTCCTGGCTTGGCAGGAGGACTGAACCTCCAGCCTGAGGGTTTGGGGCCTGGGCTGCACTGGGGAGACCCACGCCGCAGGAATCAGCAGCAGAGGGTGGTGGCATCGTCACACAACATCCCCTGAGAGCCAGGCAGGGGGAGGCAGGGGCACTCGTGGGATGGCGGCAGCATCAGGCTGCTGGACATGAAGCAGGGACGGTGATCACACCatacacacagccccagccctccaGGAAGATGAAATCACTTGCAGGCATTGGGGTTTAGGGGACAGGAGACAAGTGTTCCTGCCCGGGGGACACCAGCAGTCCCCTCTCCAAGTCTCAATGGGCAGGGCCAGCACCAGAGCGAGCTGCTTGCTACAGACCAAGTGCTTGATGAGGAGTTCTCTGAAGCACCTATTGCCCCCTACAAAACAGCCTCATATCTGCTATGAGTAGGCTGGGAAACCCCTGCCAGGAGGGCCCAGTGAAGGAGCTTTActcccctgccagggcaggagcacTGGGATGGGGCCACTCCTTTGGGCTGGCACAGACACCGCAATATTTCCCTTGGCATGATGGGGAAGAGCATAACACTGAGAGGCATCTGCAGCCCCAGGTGTGGCTGCTGCCCTCCAGCCAGGGCCTGGCTCACCCTGAGATCTCCCAGCACCGCCAGGCAGGTGATTGACATGTTTTAACGGGTGGCGCACCAGGCTCAGTCTCTGACCCAAGGAGAGAGGTCTAAAACCGCTCTAAAAGCAAACAGACGAGTGTACGGTCATGCCAGTGCTTAGGAAAGAAGTGGCTCACCTCTTCTCTGAGGACTGGATAagctttcaaggtctcttccaacccataagatgatgtgattctgtgagccTGCCAGCCTGTTTGAACTCGTATCATTTTCCAGCTTGAACGTTTACTGAGCTGAGAatctctgttgtggtttaagcacAGCTGACAACCACCATACATTCCTCCCCCGAGAACTCTTGGGTTTGAGCTTATCCCACAGCCCTGAGAGGCTGTGGGCACCCCCAGGCAGTGtcaggcagagctgccctcccaCATGCCACAGTGCTGCCACTTACAGCTCCTGCACAACAGACGCAGGGTAGCAGCAGGACTCTCACCAGGGCTTGTGTTCatacagaacagcagcagcatttcagcAGCCACCACTCAACCTTCACCCTTGCAATTGTATCTTTGAATAAttccaggggaaaaaaccaaacccacaaacaGTAACTTGGGTAAAAATTTGTTTTTACATACAGATCATTGCAACTTAACTATTAATAAAGAGGAGTTATTGTTCCTTTGCAGGATGTGACCAGCTGGTCTGAGATTAACAGAAGTCTAAGAGAGAAAGTCTGAGAGCTGGGATTTTATTCTGGAAATCAGATCTTGGGGGAAGTGCCCTTCcaagcagcacccagccctgggagAGCTGCAGGATGTCACCCGTGgcactgcccagctcccagggtCAGCTCGGGCCGTTCCGAAGCTGAGCTTGCCAAGACAGGTGATGCCTGGAAGGGTACAGATGCATTTCCAATGTTTTGTTCAGCTCTCCAGATAGAACTGGAAGTGGTGAAACAGCACAACCTCTGTGAAGTACGAAACAGCGAGTTACAGGGCAGCAGACAAACGGGACAGCGACAACGGTGGGGACCCTCCTGGCCAAGGGTTCTACACGCGGTGGGCTCCTGGCCGAGGTCACGCTGTGGCCTGGGCTCAGATGGACAGAGTACAAAAAATACTTTGACTGACCATTAATTGTACTGGAAACAAACAGTCTACTGGAAAGCAACTCTTACTCTAGGGGACAATGAGTCCTTAGAAGCAGGGAGGGGGCGCGGGGCTGCAGGAGGTGGCACTGCCAGGATCATTCACGCTGCTCCATTTTtactttggggggtctcaggaaggtcctgtttttcttttctttcttcccctttgtgTTTGCCTGGAAATTTCTCCAGCTGTCCACACGGCCATCCCGACTTTCCTGggaacagagaggaaaagaagaggtgAGGAATGCCAGAGCTAGAGCACAGGCAGACGTACCAGCCTGAAGAGACCAACAGCAACTTCCTGCCTCTGTACATGTTTTTCTTGAGGGTGGCCAcatgctggcacaggctgcccagggaggctgtggagccTCCATCGTTGAGGACATTCCAAAGTTACTTGGATATGGTTCTGGGCACCTGTCTGGGGGttgccctccctgggcagggggtTGGGGCAGAGGGACCCCCAGGGTCGAAGGGAAGCAACTGTCACTCAGGTCTCTGGTACTGGCAGGAAACATAGATCCTGCAAGTGCTGGCAACCAGACTAAAACCTGCTGACAGCCCACACTGGTGGCTGAAGAGCTGCCAGGTGAAGTTCTGCTGGTCCCCAGTGACCTGGGCTAAGCAGCAATTCACACTTCTGACTAGGGACAAGAAAGAACCGCTGGCAGAGATGAAAAATACTGCACCTTGTTTTACCAGATCTGTTTCTGGAAGGTGATACCGAAGCCCCATCGATGGGCACTTCTCCCCATCCAAGGACAAAACCCAGGCTTGTCCAGGATCTCTTATTAAGTGGCTACTCTGACTGTCTTACAGCACTTGCAGACAAAAAGTCTCTCTGCTGCCCAAGACACACCCTGCTGCATGGCCATGAACTGCTGAGGCCCATCCTCTGAGTTAAGCTGCTGATTACCTCAAAGTTCTTCTGCCATTCTCGCTCCCGTTTAGCCTTCTCTTGTGCCTCTATTTCCTCTTCCCTCTGACGCTTTCTGGAAGGGAAGACACAAGGAAGTTACAGACCCACAAGCATCTACTTTAAAGAAACATAGTCATCCCGTCAAAATGTCTTGGGAAGCTTTTCTGGCTTCTTATCAGAAGAGATAAACATGCACACCCAAGAGATCACAGCAAACAGGGCTTTATTTCAAATCTGGAAGAGCAGCCAGCAGAGAAGAGCCTGAACTGCACAAGCAGACCACCACTCTTACCTTTCATGCATTTCTTTtgcctctctttctttcctcttaatTTCCAGTTCAGCAAAGAGCTTCATTGTCTGTTTGTACACGGCTTGTTTGAACTGCAAAACACAAATCCAGTTTAAAGATAATGCCCATTAACATCATTTAAGAAGTCCACTCTACAGAAGAGTAAGTGGCacaaagcagagagggagcacaTGCGTGGGCACAGGGCAAAGGAACTCCCAGGAAGCAACTGCTGGTAGCCTCAGATCAGCCTCATTTTCATCTGCAGCCACGATGCTGTGCCTGAACAGCATCGTTCATCTCAAGCTCTTGTATTCTTAAGTCTTTCAATGTGACATTTgacaaaaaaaaggcaaaccagTCCCTGGGTAGCAGCTTCCCAGAAGAACTGTTGTGAAAGTCCAGTATTGGCTttccagtaggaaaaaaaacaacagtaaaatgAAACCAAACCTCACTACTAAAGAATGGCCCAACAGGCAGCACTTGGCAGGGACCTGTCAATCCGTTTCTCTCCAAGTGCAAGGATTTACCACACTCTAACAAGTCCAACAAACTCTTCTGACTGGTTTTGACAGTTCATTcctcaaaatatattttgtactccccagctcctccaaaTGGTGTATGGCTTACAACTTCAGGATCATCCTCTTCCACAGCAGGAGGTTTGCCATCcttcttcagctgcttctttttttctttcacctaaAGATTAAGAAGAAGATTAAGAGCCCACAAGGTTTTATAAGGCTTAGATAACTCTACCCAAGCTGTCCTGCACTGCTGCTCCACTGTGCAGGAAAAACTCTGGGAGTCAGCAGGTTCTTGGTTTGGATTGATGCTTTATTTTAGACTAAAACCTCCCAGTCCCCAGGTCCAGATAAGCACACACAAGGTCATTATCCCATGAACTCTAACAATTAAAAACACTGTGCTAGGTACTGTTCATTCAAGGTAGTCCTTTTGGTGGGGGTCTTTGTTCTTTAAGATATATTCACATCCAATACACACcctccaaagcagcagcagtttattttgctttgcagtaTTCAAAAGACCAACCACAACAAGcagaacacagaatcatagaatggtaggggttggaagggaccttgtgAGATTATCTGGTCTAAAACTCCAGCAGAGGTGTTCCTTACCAGAGAGTATCTGAGCTGTCCCATATCACCTGCTTTCTCAAGTTTGTCATGTTTTAGTCTGCCCACATCACCCAACCAACTTCTTGGCTGATGTAATCCAAGCTCCTTTTCTTATCTTGGAGGTAATTTTCTCCCAGACCTTTCCAGTCTCCTGCTGTCATCCCGTTTTCTTCCACCTATATCCATCTGAACAGCATtgttggaggtcttcaaaatccaattggacatgttcccgtgtgacctgatctaagtaggactgctttggcagtggggtttgattagatgatctctaaaggtcccttccaacccccaccattctctaACTATATGACTGTTCATTCACAGacttgaaaaatatatttaggtCAGGTCATGTGGTCTGACTCATTTATTTTGAGTACTGGACCTCACTCAACTCTCACTCAGCAGCCCTGgacacagcccagctgctggcacaAGGAGGAGCCAGTGCTCACCGGCACAGCTTCGCCTCAAGGTTTGCTCTGCTCACCTTTCAATGCCCAAGGCCAGTAGCAGTGCAGTGAAAAGCAATTAACCAATGGCTCATCCCCATTCCCCTACCCCAGATGTTCCAATGGAATACTTACAGTGTGCTCCACATACTCCTTTCCTGCCTGTATCACATCCAGAGCCCGCTTCTTCTGCTCCTGATCAAGCAGCAGCTTGTATGCTTTATCTACGGCTAAGGGAGAGCATCGAGGTGAGCAGCGCAGCAGCCACATTCACCGGGCACCCAAGGTCACTGCTGGCTCACCACATCAACTTTGCTTCCTGGAATCTGGGAGGTTTGGTTGCTTGGGTTATGTTTGGTGgctgggtttctttttaaatacatctAGGTAAGTCATAGCACAATTAGCCAGGTTGGATTTGGGGTACAGTAATGACAGAAGCTGCCGAGCACCCTCTGGAGTTCACAGGGTGAAGGCATCGGTCCCACTAAGTGATTTCATTACAGGGACTGAGGGAAGCTTCAGGATGCCTCACCCCAATTCAAGGTGCATGCCCAACACCATCACACTGCTTCTGCCCTCTGTACTTGGAATAAAACCCAATGCACAGATTAAACAGCTTTTGTTGAGCAGTCTGGAAACCCTGTGCCTGTGGTTTCAAACCATCACTGTGACTAGAACCACCTTGAGAAACTTTCTGCTGAAATGCCTCCCCCTCACCTAAAGCACCTCCATAGCAATTCTTCTGTTCTCAGTGGGGCCTTCACCCCTAATAAATGTTTAAACCAGCTACAGAGAAGTAGCAGATAAGCCACTGTCATACACCAGCCCAGAAAAGTGAGAGTGTTACCTTCGAATGccttctgggctctgtctgCATCATCTTGATTTTTGTCTGGATGCACCAATATTGACAACTGCAAGAGAAAGGATCTCACTATCAAGGTCATTGTAGAAGATGAAAGAGTGTTTCAGAGATCTTTCTGATATAAAGGAAATAGCCTCAGATAAAAAGAATTCCAGGGGACTTGATTGTTCCCATATGGACAAATCAGCTGATGAGATAAAGGAGTACACATTAGTCAAAGCTGATAAATGAAATACAGCCCTTGTAAAGAAGAAGCTGTCTGGGAAAGGCTATGGCTGGGGATGTGCAGAACAACCTGAACATCCTCAGCTGCAGTGCTTGGGGTGACAGAAACCCCTCAGCCAGCCCAGGTTTGCATCCTTGGTCTTAAGGTCTTCTTAAATAAAAACCTAGAGAGATCATCCTCATCCAAAGGTCACCTTTTACTCAACAACCTCTCCTAAGAAGTTCTCCAGGATCCTCAGAGCTGTTTGAATAACAGCCAGTTTAAAAGAGCAGGGCAATTTGCTCTTAGGGTCCTTTACTGAAAGCTAAGAAAGTTTCTTCCTGTACCTTCCACCCTGCAGAGACAGGACCTCGATCACTACTGGCTTCAGGGCAACCTTAAACGGGCTGGAAGGAGAGAACTCCTGCAAACTTTCCCCATGtggct
This DNA window, taken from Colius striatus isolate bColStr4 chromosome 24, bColStr4.1.hap1, whole genome shotgun sequence, encodes the following:
- the DNAJC8 gene encoding dnaJ homolog subfamily C member 8 produces the protein MAAAAGEPGAGGAAEAAFLTFYSEVKQIEKRDSVLTSKNQIDRLTRPGSSYFNLNPFEVLQMDPEATDEEIKKRFRQLSILVHPDKNQDDADRAQKAFEAVDKAYKLLLDQEQKKRALDVIQAGKEYVEHTVKEKKKQLKKDGKPPAVEEDDPEVFKQAVYKQTMKLFAELEIKRKEREAKEMHERKRQREEEIEAQEKAKREREWQKNFEESRDGRVDSWRNFQANTKGKKEKKNRTFLRPPKVKMEQRE